One segment of Streptomyces sp. TG1A-8 DNA contains the following:
- a CDS encoding DUF1684 domain-containing protein has translation MPQGVDQQSFTEAWKQWHERKDRNLASPHGFLAITSLHWLSEEPTRFEDAPGAWSSTARGVVVELAEHEQLTVDGETVYGRHDFGVIAERDSQFAGVGEARIEIAKRGGHDILRPRHPSNALRTAFRYTPAYTPDPRWVREGRFLPFAEPRPVTVGATVEGLEHVYVSPGQVEFEFDGAVHRLTAFNGKTPRSLMVLFTDRTSGVTTYAANRSLQIEAPDTEGRVNLDFNRAGNLPCAYTDLATCPLPPSENRLPIAIEAGERIPLERGGQP, from the coding sequence ATGCCCCAGGGTGTCGACCAGCAGAGCTTCACCGAAGCATGGAAGCAGTGGCATGAGCGAAAGGATCGAAACCTCGCTAGTCCCCACGGCTTTCTCGCGATCACGAGCCTGCACTGGCTCAGCGAAGAGCCGACTCGGTTCGAGGACGCCCCTGGAGCCTGGTCGAGCACCGCACGGGGAGTAGTGGTCGAACTTGCCGAGCACGAGCAACTGACTGTCGACGGTGAGACAGTGTACGGTCGGCACGACTTCGGAGTGATCGCCGAGCGGGACAGCCAATTCGCCGGCGTCGGCGAAGCCCGGATAGAGATCGCCAAGCGCGGCGGCCATGACATACTGCGTCCCCGTCATCCCAGCAACGCCCTGCGTACGGCGTTCAGGTACACCCCTGCATATACTCCTGACCCGCGCTGGGTGCGTGAGGGCCGCTTCCTCCCCTTCGCAGAACCGCGCCCGGTGACGGTCGGTGCCACGGTGGAAGGGCTGGAGCACGTGTACGTCTCGCCCGGCCAGGTCGAGTTCGAGTTCGACGGTGCGGTTCACCGGCTCACCGCGTTCAACGGCAAGACCCCCAGAAGCCTGATGGTCCTGTTCACCGACCGGACCTCGGGCGTGACGACGTACGCGGCAAACCGTTCCCTGCAGATCGAGGCCCCGGACACGGAGGGGCGGGTGAACCTCGACTTCAACCGCGCAGGGAACCTGCCGTGCGCCTACACCGATCTGGCGACCTGCCCGCTGCCGCCCTCGGAGAATCGGCTGCCCATCGCAATCGAGGCGGGCGAGAGGATTCCCCTGGAGCGGGGAGGGCAGCCCTGA